A portion of the Pedobacter cryoconitis genome contains these proteins:
- a CDS encoding sigma-54 interaction domain-containing protein, translating to MDVQDIKNRFGIIGGSPLLNRAIDIARQVAPTDMSVLITGESGSGKEVFSHIIHQMSTRKHGAFIAVNCGAIPEGTIDSELFGHEKGSFTGAHEARKGYFEVANGGTIFLDEVAELPLGTQARLLRILESGEYLRVGSSKVQKTDVRIIAATNVDVYNRVKSGKFREDLYYRLNTVPLRIPALHERKEDIFLLFRKFSADFSDKYRSPGIHLEPDAIQMLSNYSWPGNVRQLKNIAEQICVLEKDRNVTAGALLNYIPNEGGSNLPMALNNGSNKEDFSERDILYKVLFDMKKDMMDLKKLVAEIIQSGGNTSHIMEENPHYINQLYQEVDQTVNNDSTFMIKKSPQNTPVDYNYTHDAEEVEESLSLIDKESDLIKKALKKHKGKRKFAAQELGISERTLYRKIKELNLN from the coding sequence TTGGACGTACAAGATATTAAAAACCGATTTGGGATTATTGGTGGTTCCCCACTTTTAAACCGTGCTATAGATATTGCCAGGCAAGTAGCGCCAACGGATATGTCAGTATTAATTACTGGGGAAAGTGGTAGTGGAAAAGAAGTATTTTCACACATTATCCACCAGATGAGCACCCGTAAACACGGTGCTTTTATTGCCGTAAACTGTGGTGCCATTCCCGAGGGGACAATAGACTCAGAATTATTCGGACACGAGAAAGGCTCTTTTACCGGTGCTCATGAAGCACGTAAAGGATATTTTGAAGTGGCGAACGGAGGAACCATCTTTTTGGATGAAGTTGCTGAATTACCTTTAGGTACACAGGCCCGTTTATTAAGAATACTGGAAAGTGGAGAATACCTGCGTGTAGGTTCTTCTAAAGTACAGAAAACTGACGTCCGTATTATTGCAGCAACAAACGTAGATGTGTATAACAGGGTAAAATCTGGTAAGTTCCGTGAGGATTTATATTACCGTTTAAATACTGTGCCTCTGCGCATACCTGCTTTACATGAGCGTAAAGAAGATATCTTTTTGCTCTTCAGAAAGTTTTCTGCCGATTTCAGCGATAAATACCGCAGTCCGGGTATTCATTTAGAACCGGATGCGATACAGATGCTGAGCAATTACAGCTGGCCGGGAAACGTCAGACAGCTTAAAAACATTGCCGAACAAATTTGTGTGCTTGAAAAAGACCGGAATGTAACTGCTGGTGCTTTATTGAATTATATTCCGAATGAGGGGGGCAGCAATTTGCCAATGGCATTGAATAACGGAAGTAATAAAGAAGATTTTTCTGAAAGAGATATCCTTTATAAAGTTCTTTTCGACATGAAAAAGGACATGATGGACTTGAAGAAACTGGTTGCCGAGATTATTCAGAGCGGCGGAAATACTTCACACATCATGGAGGAAAACCCGCATTATATCAATCAGCTTTACCAGGAGGTAGATCAGACTGTGAACAACGATTCTACTTTCATGATTAAAAAATCTCCGCAGAATACACCTGTAGACTATAACTACACACATGACGCGGAAGAAGTAGAAGAATCTCTATCCTTGATAGACAAGGAATCTGATCTGATCAAGAAGGCGTTGAAAAAACATAAAGGCAAACGTAAGTTCGCAGCCCAGGAACTGGGGATTTCGGAACGTACGTTATATAGAAAGATCAAAGAACTCAATTTAAATTAG